The Thermococcus eurythermalis genomic sequence CAGGTGACGCGGGAGAGCCTGTTGAAGTCCGCACTGCTTGAACGGGCCTGGGCACAGAAGGCGCAGTCGTTGGCGCATTTGCCAGGCCAATATGTCATTAGGTAGGCAGTCGTTGGCCGGGCCATCAGCTTCGCCCTGATAAGCCCCATCGCGATTGCGGTGCCGTAGGAGACCCTAACGAGCATTCAACTTCCCCCAGATAACGGGCGCGTAGAGGGTTATAAACCCAACCCCAAGGATTAAAGGAAGAACCGGAAAGACGCCCCAGTAGTCCCTCACCTGGGCGACGTAGCCGAGGGCCACCTGGCCTGCTAAAGTCCCGAGGTCGAAGAACATGGTGTATATCCCAGAGCCCATCGTCCTTATTCTCTGTGGCAGGTTTCCGAGGGCCATCAGCTGCATCGCCGGAACCGCCAGACCAAAGCCCGCTCCGATGAGGGCGGCGCTGACGTAAGCGTAGGGCGGAAGAGTGTACACGTTAAGCATGACGTAGCCCATGAGGAGAAGGACGAGGCCAAGGGTCGTCACCGGGAGAGGCCCTCTTCTGTCGGCGCTCCTGCCCCCGATAAGGCGCGTCATAAAGGAAAATGTCCCGATGACCATCATATAATAACCGAAGAGGCTCTGGGGTAGGGATAGGGACTTGTAGAGGGCGGGGAGGTAAGTGGTAACCCCCGCATAGCTCATCGAGAAGAGGAAGAGCGTCAGCGAGGCGGAAACGAAGGTTACCCTCAACAGCTCGCGGTAGCTGGCCTTCTCGTGCTCCCTGTGTCCTGCAACATCCCCGACTTCACGCCAGGCCATGAAAGCCAGCAATGCCCCGACTGTCGAGAACACCGCCGTCAGCGCAAAAGCCCCTCCAAACCCGATTAAATCTGAGGCGTAGCCGCCTATCGCAGGCCCGACTATGTTGCCCAGGGAAAACATCATGCCGCGCCAGCCGAGGGTCTCTCCCACCCTGCCGGCGGGGGCCAGGTCTACTGCGGTTGAAAGGCTGGAGGGGAAGAACAGCCCCATTGAGAATCCGTGAATTGCCCTGGCAAATGCGAAGAGGTAGACGTTGGAAGTCAGGGCAGACACGACGTAAAGAACCCCCGCAAGGAGGCCCAACAGATTACCGCCGACGAGGGCGTGGAAGCGGTAGCCTTTATCCCCAACGGCACCGCCTAGGGGCTTGGAGATGAGGGAGAGGAAAGATGTGACCCCCGCCACGAGTCCGACCAGGAAGGGCTCGGCGTTAAGGCTGACGAGAAACGGAGAGACCACTGGCGTGACGACGCTTATCCCGAGGAAGAAAAAGAACGTTGAGAAGTTAAGGAGCCAGACGTCCCTCAGTGAGGCCACTAAACACCAGCCTCCGGCCCTTTCATGCCCTCCTTCATGAAGGCGTAGCTCATGTGCTTGGTATTC encodes the following:
- a CDS encoding MFS transporter, with protein sequence MASLRDVWLLNFSTFFFFLGISVVTPVVSPFLVSLNAEPFLVGLVAGVTSFLSLISKPLGGAVGDKGYRFHALVGGNLLGLLAGVLYVVSALTSNVYLFAFARAIHGFSMGLFFPSSLSTAVDLAPAGRVGETLGWRGMMFSLGNIVGPAIGGYASDLIGFGGAFALTAVFSTVGALLAFMAWREVGDVAGHREHEKASYRELLRVTFVSASLTLFLFSMSYAGVTTYLPALYKSLSLPQSLFGYYMMVIGTFSFMTRLIGGRSADRRGPLPVTTLGLVLLLMGYVMLNVYTLPPYAYVSAALIGAGFGLAVPAMQLMALGNLPQRIRTMGSGIYTMFFDLGTLAGQVALGYVAQVRDYWGVFPVLPLILGVGFITLYAPVIWGKLNAR